Proteins co-encoded in one Arthrobacter alpinus genomic window:
- the xylA gene encoding xylose isomerase, with product MALQPTREDKFSFGLWTVGWEAQDQFGSATRPKLDTVEAVNRLSDLGAYGLTFHDNDLFPFDATATERQHEIDRLKGALDSTGMIVPMVTTNLFSHPVFKDGGFTSNDRGVRRFALRKVIENIDLAAELGAETFVMWGGREGSEYDSAKDIRGALERYREAVNLLGDYVTDKGYNIRFAIEPKPNEPRGDILLPTLGHAMAFIETLERPEMVGINPETGHEQMAGLNFTHGIAQALYQGKLFHIDLNGQRSIKFDQDLVFGHGDLQNAFSLVDLLENGGPNGGPSYTGPRHFDYKPSRTEDMTGVWDSAAANMQTYLLLKERATAFRADPEVQAALLASRVEEINQPTLNPGEGWEALRADKASYEDFDTESYFGGKGFGFVKLQQLFIEHLLGAR from the coding sequence ATGGCACTGCAGCCAACACGCGAAGACAAATTTTCATTCGGCCTCTGGACCGTTGGATGGGAAGCACAGGACCAGTTCGGTTCCGCAACCCGCCCCAAGCTAGACACCGTTGAAGCCGTCAACCGCCTCAGCGACCTCGGCGCCTACGGCCTGACCTTCCACGACAACGATCTGTTCCCGTTCGACGCCACGGCCACCGAGCGTCAGCACGAGATCGACCGCCTCAAGGGTGCGCTGGATTCCACCGGCATGATTGTGCCGATGGTGACCACCAACCTCTTTAGCCACCCCGTCTTCAAGGACGGCGGCTTCACCTCCAACGATCGCGGCGTGCGTCGCTTTGCACTGCGCAAGGTCATCGAGAACATCGACCTGGCTGCCGAGCTTGGCGCCGAAACTTTCGTCATGTGGGGCGGTCGCGAAGGCAGCGAGTACGATTCCGCCAAGGATATCCGCGGCGCACTTGAGCGTTACCGCGAGGCCGTGAACCTCTTGGGCGATTACGTCACCGACAAGGGCTACAACATCCGTTTCGCGATTGAGCCCAAGCCGAACGAACCTCGCGGCGATATCCTCCTGCCCACCCTTGGTCACGCGATGGCGTTCATTGAAACGCTGGAACGCCCCGAAATGGTCGGCATTAACCCGGAAACCGGCCACGAGCAGATGGCAGGCCTGAACTTCACCCACGGCATCGCCCAGGCGCTCTACCAGGGCAAGCTGTTCCACATTGACCTCAACGGCCAGCGCTCCATCAAGTTCGATCAGGACCTTGTCTTTGGTCACGGCGATCTCCAGAACGCTTTCTCCCTGGTTGATCTGTTGGAAAACGGCGGCCCCAACGGCGGCCCGTCCTACACCGGCCCGCGCCACTTCGATTACAAGCCCTCACGCACCGAGGACATGACTGGTGTGTGGGATTCTGCAGCTGCCAACATGCAGACCTACCTGTTGTTGAAGGAACGCGCCACAGCTTTCCGCGCCGATCCCGAGGTTCAGGCCGCACTGCTGGCCTCCCGCGTGGAAGAGATCAACCAGCCCACCCTGAACCCGGGCGAGGGCTGGGAAGCACTTCGTGCCGACAAGGCCTCCTACGAGGACTTCGACACGGAATCCTACTTCGGCGGCAAGGGCTTCGGCTTCGTCAAGCTGCAGCAGCTCTTCATCGAGCACTTGCTGGGCGCGCGGTAA
- a CDS encoding ROK family transcriptional regulator: MDQARPAQRGNNLDDVRRNNLAIVLGLAHVRGRVSRAEVTKVTGLNRSTVGGLVAELVELGLVVEQEPDAASHAGRPSAIIVPRPDIVAIAVNPEVDAVTIGLVSLSGEVLKRIRYDTAHVPTPQEVVNIVTAVVAGMRGELDRSFRTVGVGVAVPGLVRADDGEVVVAPHLDWHNVPFSAMLSDALGLPVVSANDASAGITAESTFGSGREANDHIYLNGGASGIGGGIVINGSLYPGVSGFAGEFGHSLVNSGGVLCHCGAYGCLDTEVRQSALLAAVALDAADSEQLESVLTAQFARAEGPDAAVLELVNRQIGFLAESLRGTVNIFNPELVILGGFLGTLYAVAPELLESGVRDRALMGPREDVRFARAELGLDLLMIGAAQLAFAPMLADPASIDKALGKAS; encoded by the coding sequence ATGGATCAAGCACGCCCGGCTCAACGGGGCAACAATCTCGATGACGTGAGGCGTAATAACCTAGCCATTGTGCTGGGCCTGGCCCATGTCCGGGGCAGGGTTTCCCGTGCCGAAGTCACCAAGGTGACCGGGCTGAACCGCTCCACGGTAGGCGGCCTCGTGGCCGAGCTGGTGGAGCTGGGTCTGGTAGTTGAGCAGGAGCCGGACGCTGCGAGCCATGCCGGGCGGCCCAGTGCCATCATTGTTCCGCGCCCCGACATTGTTGCCATTGCCGTCAATCCTGAAGTTGATGCTGTCACCATTGGTCTGGTGTCCCTCTCTGGCGAGGTGCTCAAAAGAATCAGGTACGACACCGCACACGTCCCCACTCCCCAAGAAGTGGTCAACATTGTCACAGCTGTAGTTGCCGGGATGCGTGGTGAGCTGGACAGGTCATTTAGGACTGTTGGTGTTGGGGTTGCAGTCCCGGGCCTGGTCAGAGCTGACGATGGTGAGGTGGTTGTTGCTCCGCATCTTGACTGGCACAATGTGCCCTTCTCGGCAATGCTCAGCGATGCCTTGGGCTTGCCCGTTGTCTCGGCGAACGATGCTTCTGCCGGAATTACCGCAGAAAGCACCTTCGGTTCCGGCCGTGAGGCGAATGATCATATCTACCTCAACGGAGGAGCCAGCGGCATTGGCGGTGGCATCGTCATCAACGGATCCTTGTACCCCGGTGTCAGCGGGTTCGCGGGAGAGTTTGGTCATTCGCTGGTGAACTCCGGCGGGGTTCTGTGCCACTGTGGCGCTTATGGTTGCCTAGACACGGAAGTTCGGCAATCCGCACTGCTGGCAGCCGTTGCCTTGGACGCCGCAGATAGTGAGCAGCTGGAGAGTGTTCTCACCGCCCAGTTCGCCAGAGCGGAAGGCCCTGACGCTGCTGTGCTGGAACTGGTAAACCGTCAGATCGGCTTCCTCGCGGAATCGTTGCGGGGCACCGTGAATATCTTCAACCCCGAGCTTGTCATTCTGGGTGGTTTCCTTGGCACGCTCTATGCAGTAGCCCCGGAACTGTTGGAATCCGGCGTGCGTGACAGGGCCTTGATGGGCCCACGCGAAGATGTCAGGTTTGCCAGGGCAGAGCTCGGCTTGGACCTGCTCATGATTGGGGCCGCACAGTTGGCGTTTGCCCCCATGCTTGCCGATCCGGCCAGCATCGACAAAGCGTTGGGCAAAGCCAGCTGA
- a CDS encoding DMT family transporter, translating to MTLKAKTFAQSKAPARALITGVPLAVAAGLTLPLQARINGELGHRLQDPLLAGLFSFAGAALVMALATLVIPSGRTAFIKLISNTRQRKIPWYFHAAGLIGAYFIFAQTSFVTGVGIAIYTVAVVTGQTVSGLAVDRMGLGPGGKRAITALRVLGVVLTVSAVFWAVSPRISGAPDPVALLIPLALVILAGVLMTFQHAVNGRIAAEVQSPIPGTLINYVVGGVALALIWTVKLALTGGLPTLPTDPWLYLGGVLGCINLVLSALLIRRIGVLLTGLSMIAGQLIGALLMDWLLPVAGSAIYPQTIFGILLTLVAIVVAALPGSPLSKMWRRNNTVQQSREP from the coding sequence GTGACGCTCAAGGCAAAAACCTTCGCGCAGTCCAAAGCGCCGGCAAGGGCACTGATTACCGGTGTTCCTTTGGCCGTTGCCGCGGGGCTGACATTACCTCTGCAGGCTCGGATCAACGGTGAGTTGGGACATCGGCTGCAAGACCCACTCTTGGCAGGACTATTCAGCTTCGCGGGAGCTGCGCTGGTCATGGCCCTTGCTACCCTGGTGATTCCCAGCGGCCGGACCGCGTTTATCAAACTCATCTCAAATACTCGACAACGGAAAATCCCCTGGTACTTCCATGCGGCCGGCTTGATCGGGGCATACTTTATCTTTGCGCAGACTAGTTTTGTAACAGGGGTAGGGATCGCCATCTACACGGTGGCGGTGGTGACCGGACAGACGGTCAGCGGGCTGGCCGTAGACCGAATGGGGTTGGGTCCGGGCGGTAAACGAGCCATCACCGCGCTGCGAGTGCTCGGTGTCGTTCTTACTGTGAGTGCGGTGTTCTGGGCTGTGTCGCCTCGCATCTCCGGAGCCCCGGACCCTGTGGCCCTGCTGATCCCGCTTGCTTTGGTCATCCTGGCCGGGGTCCTGATGACGTTTCAGCACGCGGTGAACGGCAGAATCGCCGCCGAAGTCCAGTCACCCATCCCCGGGACATTGATCAACTATGTGGTCGGAGGCGTGGCGCTGGCATTGATCTGGACTGTCAAATTAGCTCTCACAGGTGGGCTGCCGACCTTGCCAACTGACCCATGGCTGTATCTAGGGGGCGTGCTGGGCTGCATCAATTTGGTCCTCAGCGCCCTGCTGATCCGGCGCATTGGTGTGCTGCTGACGGGATTGAGCATGATTGCCGGACAGCTGATTGGTGCCCTCCTGATGGACTGGCTTCTTCCCGTTGCTGGCAGTGCCATCTATCCGCAGACCATCTTCGGTATCCTGCTCACACTTGTGGCAATCGTCGTGGCCGCACTGCCCGGATCTCCATTGTCGAAAATGTGGCGGCGCAACAACACGGTCCAGCAATCGCGGGAACCGTAA
- a CDS encoding PspA/IM30 family protein — translation MMPAQKNRNRLSQAAPPVPSEQITPAVVHMGGDALARELLDPLRNFTVLVISRMADADFHIDAEALAARLGDEARIIQVSNGIETRHLQDRLPAQLHIFGTGARVYPHGERWLERVPGAHVPHHLSQLPQLYQKLENEVLAAQHFEPPRPATAPISVISEAVVKGFPAEDRAMVELVPSGEQALIRSEDLLPGIPLDWLVAKAQLLSGTLDPATHVLNIGTLLLPRPSPVTVYSHGDVALARVKAVCPRHATVQLWPGSDFPIGVEHISSNDLDSAEDLLTEGEVVRVRVLYHNGAVVLSMLDVDDDEPAVPTPPLLRGGPPWLDLERPYASIFANRSPVSSPAPANPDDGEESARSGVEPAQSESLLTPAARRTALQTTQMQLESARHTIDELMAAAKRQGATDKVARALQDQLEDGRRAAADLAREHNMATHQVEALKTELAKAKSTLVQLRQQRRSAASRTENALDALFLDPEQQFTFELQQVWARVVPAAEKSLYPLGKFSVSPLFLDSWGTLTEQQRTKTLRAVVDLVADWQGPLRKREPHMLRLNEGAQAQPTLRGDDVCWRLYVEKGTAGALRLHYWKLQAGGVELHAVVPHDVVKP, via the coding sequence ATGATGCCTGCACAGAAGAACAGGAATCGGCTCTCGCAGGCAGCGCCGCCCGTTCCGAGCGAGCAGATCACCCCCGCCGTTGTGCACATGGGTGGCGATGCCCTAGCCCGTGAGCTGCTGGATCCACTGCGCAACTTCACGGTGCTTGTCATCTCCCGCATGGCAGATGCGGACTTTCATATTGATGCGGAGGCGCTGGCGGCCCGACTGGGAGATGAAGCCCGCATCATCCAGGTGAGCAACGGGATTGAAACCCGCCATCTGCAAGACCGATTGCCTGCGCAGCTACACATTTTCGGCACGGGTGCCCGGGTCTATCCGCATGGCGAGCGCTGGCTGGAACGGGTACCGGGGGCGCACGTGCCGCACCACCTCTCCCAGTTGCCGCAGCTGTACCAAAAACTTGAGAACGAGGTCCTCGCTGCCCAACATTTCGAGCCGCCCCGGCCCGCCACCGCCCCCATCAGCGTGATTTCTGAGGCAGTAGTCAAGGGCTTCCCGGCCGAGGACAGGGCCATGGTTGAGCTGGTTCCCAGCGGCGAGCAGGCACTGATTCGCAGCGAGGACCTGCTGCCGGGGATCCCGCTGGACTGGCTGGTGGCCAAGGCCCAGTTACTTTCCGGGACACTGGATCCGGCCACCCACGTTCTAAACATCGGAACGCTCCTGCTCCCCCGCCCGTCCCCCGTCACCGTCTACAGTCACGGCGATGTGGCGTTGGCCCGAGTTAAAGCCGTCTGCCCCCGCCATGCCACGGTCCAGCTGTGGCCCGGCAGCGACTTCCCCATTGGTGTGGAACATATCTCTTCCAATGACTTGGACTCCGCCGAAGACCTCCTGACCGAAGGCGAGGTGGTCCGGGTACGGGTGCTTTACCACAACGGCGCCGTGGTGTTGTCCATGCTGGACGTGGACGACGACGAACCGGCAGTCCCGACGCCGCCGCTCCTTCGCGGCGGCCCACCCTGGCTAGACCTGGAGAGGCCGTATGCCTCCATCTTCGCCAATCGCTCCCCCGTTTCCTCCCCAGCCCCCGCAAACCCGGACGACGGCGAGGAATCCGCACGCTCCGGCGTCGAACCTGCACAGTCAGAATCCCTTCTCACCCCTGCTGCGCGGCGGACAGCGCTGCAAACTACGCAGATGCAGTTGGAATCGGCCCGCCACACCATTGACGAGTTAATGGCTGCGGCGAAACGGCAGGGTGCCACTGACAAGGTGGCGCGGGCGCTGCAGGACCAGCTGGAAGATGGGCGGAGGGCGGCTGCCGATCTGGCGCGCGAACACAACATGGCCACCCATCAAGTGGAGGCGCTCAAGACGGAGCTGGCCAAGGCAAAGTCGACGCTGGTGCAACTGCGCCAACAGCGCCGATCGGCCGCGTCACGGACCGAAAACGCGCTGGACGCGCTGTTCTTAGATCCAGAGCAACAATTCACCTTTGAGCTGCAGCAAGTCTGGGCACGGGTGGTTCCGGCTGCCGAAAAGTCCCTGTATCCGCTAGGGAAATTCAGTGTCAGCCCACTGTTTTTGGACTCGTGGGGCACGCTCACCGAGCAGCAGCGCACCAAGACATTGCGGGCCGTGGTGGATCTGGTGGCCGATTGGCAGGGTCCGTTGCGCAAGCGGGAACCGCACATGTTGCGGCTCAATGAGGGCGCTCAGGCGCAGCCCACCCTGCGTGGCGATGACGTGTGCTGGCGCCTGTACGTGGAGAAGGGGACTGCTGGGGCGCTGCGGCTGCACTACTGGAAGCTGCAGGCCGGTGGCGTAGAGCTCCATGCAGTGGTCCCACACGACGTGGTCAAGCCCTGA
- the chvE gene encoding multiple monosaccharide ABC transporter substrate-binding protein encodes MKFKRLIVGALALGLALGTAGCGTRGGESTDAAGSGDNSGALIGIAMPTKTSERWIKDGTAIQQSLEKLGYKTTLEYADDKIPQQVQQVSNMITKGAKVLIIASIDGTALSDQLDDAAKAGIKVIAYDRLINGNANVDYYTTFDNEKVGVDQATSLLTGLGILDEAGKETGKTGPFNVELFAGSPDDNNATFFYDGAMKTLKKYIDNGTLVVKSGQTGFTQIATLRWDPATAQKRMQNLIASSYSSGGAKVDGILSPYDGISIGIISALESSGYAASALPVITGQDAEAASVKSIIAGQQYSTIYKDTRKLGDQAVAMADDLLKGKTPEVNDTTSYNNKVKVVPTFLLQPVVVTKANYEKELVESGYYTADDLK; translated from the coding sequence ATGAAATTTAAGAGATTGATCGTTGGCGCCTTGGCGCTTGGCCTCGCTTTGGGAACCGCAGGTTGCGGAACCCGCGGCGGCGAATCAACCGATGCAGCCGGATCAGGCGACAATAGCGGTGCACTGATTGGCATTGCGATGCCGACCAAAACCTCCGAACGCTGGATCAAGGATGGCACTGCCATTCAGCAGTCGCTGGAGAAGCTGGGGTACAAGACCACACTCGAGTACGCCGATGACAAGATCCCGCAGCAGGTCCAGCAGGTCAGCAACATGATCACCAAGGGCGCCAAAGTCCTGATCATTGCCTCCATCGACGGAACAGCATTGAGCGATCAGCTAGATGACGCCGCCAAGGCCGGCATTAAAGTCATTGCCTATGACCGCCTCATCAACGGCAACGCCAACGTTGACTACTACACCACCTTTGATAACGAGAAGGTCGGCGTCGACCAAGCCACGTCACTGCTGACCGGTTTGGGCATCCTGGACGAAGCCGGCAAGGAAACCGGCAAGACCGGTCCGTTCAATGTGGAGCTGTTCGCCGGAAGCCCGGATGACAACAACGCAACCTTCTTCTACGACGGCGCCATGAAAACGCTGAAGAAGTACATCGATAACGGCACACTGGTCGTCAAGAGCGGCCAGACCGGTTTCACCCAGATCGCAACGCTTCGTTGGGATCCGGCAACCGCTCAGAAGCGTATGCAGAACCTGATCGCCAGCAGCTACTCCTCCGGTGGAGCCAAAGTTGACGGCATCCTCTCCCCCTACGATGGAATTTCCATCGGAATCATCTCCGCTCTTGAATCCTCTGGCTATGCCGCCAGTGCCCTTCCGGTTATCACCGGCCAGGATGCAGAGGCAGCATCGGTGAAGTCCATCATTGCCGGCCAGCAGTACTCCACGATCTACAAGGACACCCGCAAGCTGGGCGACCAGGCCGTGGCCATGGCAGATGACCTCCTCAAGGGCAAGACTCCCGAGGTCAACGACACCACCAGCTACAACAACAAGGTCAAGGTTGTTCCGACCTTCTTGCTCCAGCCTGTTGTGGTCACGAAGGCCAACTACGAGAAGGAACTCGTCGAGAGCGGTTACTACACCGCCGACGACCTTAAGTAG
- the mmsB gene encoding multiple monosaccharide ABC transporter permease has protein sequence MTAINSAFQYLTGQLRQVGLFIALIVIIVFFQITTNGITLAPINVSNLIVQNSYILILAVGMVMVIIAGHIDLSVGSVVAFVGAMAGVMITQWHMPWWLAIIACLVLGAVVGAWQGFWIAYFGIPSFIVTLAGMLTFRGLAQIALQNQQISPFPDEFRSLGSGFLPDLGGGTSFLEPLTAVLGVLAAAAFVIAGIKQRSNLKKYNLADEPTAWFIAKLVFTSALILLIAYLLASYRGTPIVLLVMGVLMVGYSAVMANSIWGRHIYAVGGNAHAAELSGVNTKRVTFTLFINMGVLAALAGLVFTAQLNLANPKAGEGFELDAIAAVFIGGTAVTGGVGTVIGAIIGGLIIGILNNGMSIMGVGTEFQQLIKGLVLLAAVAFDVFNKRRAKNTLK, from the coding sequence ATGACTGCCATTAATTCCGCCTTTCAGTACCTGACCGGCCAGCTCCGGCAAGTGGGGCTCTTCATCGCCTTGATTGTGATCATCGTCTTTTTCCAGATCACAACCAACGGCATCACGCTGGCACCGATCAACGTCTCCAACTTGATCGTTCAAAACAGCTATATCCTCATTCTGGCTGTGGGCATGGTCATGGTCATTATTGCCGGACACATTGATCTGTCCGTTGGCTCAGTGGTGGCGTTTGTTGGTGCCATGGCCGGAGTCATGATTACCCAGTGGCACATGCCGTGGTGGCTGGCGATCATTGCATGCTTGGTCCTCGGTGCCGTAGTTGGCGCTTGGCAGGGCTTCTGGATTGCCTACTTCGGCATTCCATCGTTCATCGTCACACTGGCAGGCATGCTGACCTTCCGTGGTTTGGCGCAGATTGCTCTACAGAACCAGCAGATTTCCCCCTTCCCTGATGAGTTCCGGTCCCTGGGCAGTGGCTTCCTCCCCGACCTCGGCGGCGGAACATCGTTCCTTGAACCGCTGACGGCAGTTCTGGGTGTGCTTGCTGCAGCGGCGTTCGTCATCGCTGGCATCAAGCAGCGCTCGAATCTGAAGAAGTACAACCTCGCTGACGAACCGACTGCTTGGTTCATCGCCAAGTTGGTCTTCACCTCTGCCCTCATTTTGCTCATCGCCTACCTGTTGGCTAGCTACCGGGGAACACCGATTGTGCTGCTGGTCATGGGCGTTCTCATGGTGGGCTATTCGGCCGTCATGGCAAATTCCATCTGGGGCCGGCATATTTACGCAGTGGGCGGCAACGCCCATGCGGCCGAGCTCTCAGGCGTGAACACCAAGCGCGTCACCTTCACTCTGTTCATTAATATGGGTGTGCTGGCAGCTTTGGCTGGCCTGGTGTTCACCGCGCAGCTCAACCTCGCCAACCCGAAAGCGGGTGAAGGCTTTGAACTTGACGCCATCGCCGCCGTCTTCATTGGTGGCACGGCAGTGACCGGTGGTGTGGGAACCGTGATCGGCGCCATTATCGGCGGTTTGATCATCGGTATCTTGAACAACGGCATGTCGATTATGGGGGTGGGTACAGAATTCCAACAGCTCATTAAGGGACTGGTCCTTCTTGCCGCCGTAGCCTTTGACGTCTTCAACAAGCGCCGGGCCAAGAACACGCTTAAATAG
- the mmsA gene encoding multiple monosaccharide ABC transporter ATP-binding protein: MRAITKTFPGVKALQDVSLEVTRGQVHAICGENGAGKSTLMKVLSGVYPAGTFDGEIWFEDNLCQFKDIKSSEAAGIVIIHQELALSPFLSIAENIFLGNELAKKGFVDWNKTNLEASKLLARVGLNDHPTTKVSDLGVGKQQLVEIAKALSKKVKLLILDEPTAALNDSDSENLLNLIKHLQGQGITSIMISHKLNEIKAVADKVTIIRDGQTIETLDMHADDISEERIIKGMVGRDLNSRYPDHTPTIDEELLRIEDWTVHHPVDQSRQVVKAANLKIHAGEIVGIAGLMGAGRTELAMSVFGRTYGTNISGTVYKRGVAIETKTVAAAIKHGIAYATEDRKHYGLNLLDNIRRNVSGAALSKLSRWGWVDRHKEHVVAEGFRKSMNIKAPGVGSITGKLSGGNQQKVVLSKWMFANPDVLILDEPTRGIDVGAKYEIYNIINQLADEGKGILVISSELPELLGICDRIYTLAEGRITADVPKAKATAEYLMRFMTQAKEQDI; this comes from the coding sequence ATGCGTGCCATCACCAAGACATTTCCAGGGGTCAAGGCCCTCCAAGATGTTTCGCTCGAGGTCACACGCGGACAAGTACACGCCATCTGTGGCGAAAACGGTGCCGGTAAATCGACGCTTATGAAAGTACTCTCCGGTGTCTACCCGGCAGGTACCTTCGACGGTGAAATCTGGTTTGAGGACAACCTCTGCCAGTTCAAAGACATCAAGTCCTCTGAAGCTGCCGGCATTGTCATCATTCACCAGGAACTGGCACTGAGCCCGTTCCTCTCCATCGCCGAGAATATTTTCTTGGGCAATGAGCTCGCCAAAAAGGGTTTTGTCGACTGGAACAAAACCAATCTTGAAGCTTCAAAGCTACTGGCCAGGGTAGGTCTGAACGATCACCCCACCACCAAAGTCTCTGATCTAGGTGTTGGCAAGCAACAACTAGTGGAAATCGCCAAGGCCCTTTCCAAAAAAGTTAAGCTGCTCATTCTTGACGAGCCCACGGCTGCCCTTAATGACAGTGACTCAGAAAACCTGCTGAACCTGATCAAACACCTGCAAGGCCAGGGCATTACATCGATCATGATCAGTCACAAACTCAATGAAATCAAGGCTGTTGCCGACAAGGTGACCATCATTCGCGATGGTCAGACCATTGAAACTTTGGACATGCATGCCGACGATATCTCCGAGGAACGCATCATCAAGGGCATGGTGGGTCGAGATCTGAACAGTCGCTACCCAGATCACACCCCAACCATTGACGAAGAACTCCTGCGCATCGAAGACTGGACCGTTCACCACCCGGTGGATCAAAGCCGCCAGGTGGTCAAGGCAGCAAACCTTAAGATCCATGCTGGAGAGATTGTTGGCATCGCCGGACTCATGGGTGCTGGCCGAACCGAGCTTGCCATGAGCGTTTTCGGGCGGACTTACGGAACAAACATCAGTGGCACCGTGTACAAAAGAGGCGTTGCCATTGAAACCAAGACTGTCGCGGCAGCCATCAAGCACGGCATCGCCTACGCGACTGAGGACCGTAAGCATTACGGCCTGAACCTCTTGGACAACATCCGGAGGAACGTTTCAGGCGCTGCACTGTCCAAGCTATCGCGGTGGGGCTGGGTAGACCGCCACAAAGAACACGTGGTTGCCGAGGGATTCCGCAAGAGCATGAACATCAAGGCACCGGGTGTAGGTTCCATCACCGGTAAGCTCTCTGGCGGAAATCAGCAAAAAGTTGTCCTTTCCAAATGGATGTTCGCCAACCCTGATGTCTTGATCTTGGACGAGCCTACCCGCGGCATTGACGTGGGTGCCAAGTACGAGATTTACAACATCATCAATCAGTTGGCCGACGAGGGTAAAGGCATCCTCGTCATCTCCTCTGAGCTGCCCGAACTATTAGGTATCTGCGACAGGATTTACACCCTGGCCGAGGGCCGGATTACGGCTGATGTACCCAAAGCCAAAGCAACTGCAGAATATCTCATGCGTTTCATGACCCAAGCAAAGGAGCAGGACATCTGA
- the xylB gene encoding xylulokinase, with protein MALVAGIDSSTQSCKVVILDSGTGATIRTGRASHPDGTEISPSYWWTALLEALHDAGGLADVSSLAIAGQQHGMVLLDSEGRVVRDALLWNDTRSAASADALVAEFGAAALVERSGSVPVASLTSTKVRWVRDNEPENAARVAAVALPHDWLSWRIRGYGPVDESPLGPDLEQLVTDRSDASGTGYWSPAREAYDLELFEAAFGRLAREAGSGEPAGSLIVLPKVAAPSCVMGQVHADYADGSEIIVGAGAGDNAAGALGLGITAGDIVISLGTSGTVFAAAPAAVNDPSGTVAGFADAAGAYLPIAVTLNAARILSSVADLLAVSFDEFAELALTAEPGSGGVVLVPYFEGERTPNLPTATASFHGLSIASTTRANTARAAIEGMLCGLADGLDAVAATGVSAERLLLIGGAAQNPAVQAVAAQVFGVPVTVPAPGEYVARGAAVQAAWALSGARPAWELDLDAEPTADYRPVIREHYGVHSGA; from the coding sequence ATGGCGCTAGTTGCCGGGATCGATTCTTCGACCCAAAGTTGCAAGGTTGTCATTCTCGATTCCGGCACCGGCGCCACCATCCGCACCGGCCGGGCATCCCACCCGGACGGCACGGAAATCAGCCCCTCCTACTGGTGGACCGCTTTGCTAGAAGCACTGCACGACGCCGGAGGGCTGGCTGATGTTTCTTCCCTCGCCATCGCGGGGCAACAGCATGGCATGGTCCTGCTGGACAGCGAAGGGCGTGTAGTTCGCGATGCCCTCCTCTGGAACGACACCCGATCCGCCGCCTCCGCCGATGCCCTTGTGGCTGAATTCGGCGCTGCGGCGTTGGTGGAGCGTTCCGGTTCGGTCCCCGTGGCCTCGCTGACCAGCACCAAGGTCCGCTGGGTACGTGACAACGAACCCGAGAACGCCGCACGCGTTGCGGCCGTTGCCCTCCCCCACGATTGGCTGTCATGGCGGATCCGAGGTTACGGACCTGTTGATGAAAGCCCGCTGGGCCCTGATCTGGAACAACTTGTCACCGACCGTTCCGATGCCAGCGGCACCGGCTATTGGTCTCCGGCACGTGAGGCTTACGATCTGGAACTATTCGAGGCTGCTTTTGGGCGCCTGGCACGCGAAGCCGGCTCGGGTGAGCCGGCTGGAAGTCTGATTGTGCTGCCCAAGGTTGCAGCGCCGTCGTGCGTCATGGGCCAAGTCCACGCAGACTACGCCGATGGCAGCGAGATTATTGTTGGCGCAGGTGCCGGTGACAACGCTGCCGGTGCGTTGGGCCTTGGCATCACCGCCGGAGATATTGTCATTTCCTTGGGTACCAGCGGCACAGTGTTTGCCGCAGCCCCTGCCGCCGTCAACGACCCTTCCGGGACGGTGGCGGGCTTTGCCGATGCGGCCGGCGCGTATTTGCCGATCGCGGTGACCCTGAATGCCGCACGCATCCTGAGCTCGGTTGCAGATTTGTTGGCTGTCTCCTTTGACGAGTTTGCCGAACTGGCTCTGACGGCAGAACCTGGCAGCGGCGGCGTGGTGCTGGTTCCTTATTTCGAGGGCGAGCGCACTCCTAATCTGCCAACGGCCACGGCAAGCTTCCATGGCCTGAGCATTGCCTCAACTACCCGCGCCAACACGGCCAGGGCCGCCATTGAGGGCATGCTCTGTGGTTTGGCCGACGGCTTGGACGCTGTCGCCGCCACGGGCGTCAGCGCCGAACGGTTGCTATTAATTGGCGGAGCTGCGCAAAACCCTGCCGTGCAGGCAGTGGCCGCGCAGGTGTTTGGCGTGCCGGTGACGGTACCGGCCCCCGGGGAATACGTTGCCCGCGGTGCGGCCGTGCAGGCTGCCTGGGCGCTTTCAGGCGCCCGTCCAGCATGGGAACTGGACCTCGATGCAGAACCCACAGCTGATTACCGCCCCGTGATCCGCGAGCACTACGGGGTTCATTCCGGCGCCTAA